Proteins encoded within one genomic window of Triticum aestivum cultivar Chinese Spring chromosome 2D, IWGSC CS RefSeq v2.1, whole genome shotgun sequence:
- the LOC123050912 gene encoding cytochrome P450 87A3-like — protein sequence MDISFAGCVALCGVTLVSAWLVHWVYRWMNPFCNGVLPPGSMGFPIIGETLAFLKASPSLDIPDYFKLRMKRYGPVFKTSLLGQPAVISTDAEANRFILQQEGTMFRLGYPRALTKIFGEKSIEAFHGTIHKFIRRCAYMLFGLQTLKETLLPEMEASVRERLAAWAAMPSVDVRGGAPDIMFELVTRKCLGFDSTKSRELRSKFDTLFSGLFSFPIYFPGTPFYRCMQARKNIHKTLRDTLAERLGAPAKKHGDLLDIIVEELQGEEPSISEDFAIDMLSTLLFASVFTLSGTIAVAFKSLHDNPDVVQALQKENRAMLNGRMGGCSGLTWEEYKSLTFTNQVTNEIIRISNAALVVFRKALTDAQVNGYTIPAGWLVIVNPMAVHLNGELFEDPLKFNPWRWMDESKRSAMLKNFMPFGAGIRVCPAAEFVKLLVTLTLHVLVTEYKWEEMKQTDVFRSGDVMFPQGYHIRLQPQDDN from the exons ATGGACATCTCTTTTGCTGGATGCGTAGCTCTCTGTGGGGTTACGCTTGTGAGTGCATGGCTAGTACACTGGGTATACAGATGGATGAACCctttctgcaacggggttcttccTCCCGGCTCCATGGGGTTCCCCATTATTGGTGAGACCTTGGCCTTCCTCAAGGCAAGCCCTTCCTTGGACATCCCAGACTACTTCAAACTAAGGATGAAGAG GTATGGTCCGGTTTTCAAGACGAGCTTGCTGGGGCAGCCGGCGGTGATCTCCACCGACGCGGAGGCCAACCGGTTTATCCTTCAGCAGGAAGGCACCATGTTCCGTCTTGGGTACCCTCGGGCACTCACCAAGATATTCGGCGAGAAGAGCATCGAGGCCTTCCATGGCACCATCCACAAGTTCATCCGTAGATGCGCCTACATGTTGTTCGGCCTCCAGACCCTCAAGGAGACGCTCCTCCCTGAGATGGAGGCCTCCGTGAGGGAGCGCCTCGCCGCGTGGGCCGCCATGCCCAGCGTCGACGTGCGTGGCGGTGCGCCCGAT ATTATGTTCGAGCTGGTGACTAGGAAATGCCTGGGATTCGATTCCACAAAGTCCAGGGAGCTGAGGAGCAAGTTCGACACGCTTTTCTCAGGGCTCTTCTCATTCCCGATATATTTCCCTGGGACACCATTTTACCGATGCATGCAG GCAAGGAAAAATATTCACAAGACACTGCGGGATACGTTGGCAGAGAGGTTAGGTGCACCAGCGAAGAAACATGGCGACCTCCTCGACATAATCGTCGAGGAGCTGCAGGGTGAAGAGCCATCGATAAGTGAGGATTTTGCTATTGATATGCTCTCCACCTTGTTGTTCGCCAGCGTCTTCACGCTGTCAGGAACCATCGCTGTAGCATTCAAGTCACTCCATGACAACCCGGACGTTGTCCAGGCGCTCCAG AAGGAGAACCGGGCTATGCTCAATGGTCGAATGGGTGGGTGCTCCGGGCTCACATGGGAGGAGTACAAGTCATTGACATTCACTAATCAG GTGACCAATGAGATCATTCGAATAAGCAATGCTGCACTTGTAGTATTTAGAAAAGCTCTTACAGATGCACAAGTCAATG GCTATACAATTCCAGCTGGATGGCTGGTCATAGTCAACCCCATGGCAGTTCATCTGAACGGAGAATTGTTCGAAGATCCACTCAAATTTAACCCATGGAGGTGGATG GATGAGTCAAAGCGCAGCGCAATGCTGAagaatttcatgccatttggagcagGCATCAGGGTTTGTCCTGCCGCAGAGTTTGTCAAGCTGCTCGTAACACTTACCCTCCATGTCTTGGTGACCGAGTATAA ATGGGAAGAAATGAAACAAACAGATGTATTCAGAAGTGGAGATGTTATGTTCCCGCAGGGCTACCACATTCGACTTCAACCCCAAGACGATAACTGA